The DNA region GGGATTAAGGCGTATCGATATTGATGATCATGATGCGATTGTTGCGGGCCACGCGCAAAGTGTTGGTGCCCTTTTTAAGCAGCTTCAACGCCTCTTTGGAGTTTGCAACAGCTTGCTTGTTCACATCCAAGATCACATCACCCACAGAAAGTCCCGCTTTGCTGGCAGCAGAGTTGCGAGCTGTTTCAATAACAATAGGTTGCTTCATGCCTTCAGCCAAACCCCATTCGCTGCGAATCTGCGCGGTTGGATCCACGATCGTGAAGCCCAAATTAAGCGGTGCTTTGTGACCGTCGTATTTTTTGGTTTCCACTTTTTGCGGAGCCCCATCTTCAGGGCGCTCTGCCACCAACACTGCCACAGTCATTGGTTTTCTTTCGCGGATAATTTTGAAGGAAGCGGTTTTGCCAATCGGAGCATCGCTGACCGCATCGACCAGGCTCAAAGAGCTATCCACCGGTTTTTCATTCACAGAAGTCACGATGTCATACACACGAAGACCTGCGCGAGCCCCTGGGCCGCGTGGATCCAACTGTGTGATCACCGCACCAGTTTGTTCGCCCATACCAAGATATTCCGCCGCTTCTGGATCCAGGTCGCCCAGCAAGGCGCCGATGTAACCACGAGCAATGCGACCCTTGGCTTCCAGTTGTGGAATCAGGGCTTTCACTTCATCAATGGGAATGGCAAAACCAATACCCTGTGCGCGGGCATCGATCGCCGAGTTCACACCCACCACCATGCCTTTGGTGTTCACCAGTGGACCACCGGAGTTCCCCGGATTGATGGAGGCGTCAGTTTGGATAAGTGGAATTTTATTGATCTCCGCAATGCCGCGGCCTTTGGAAGACACGATGCCTTTGGACATCGAGTGGCCGTGACCAAATGGATTACCGAAGGCTGCAACCCATTCGC from Bdellovibrio sp. GT3 includes:
- a CDS encoding trypsin-like peptidase domain-containing protein, whose amino-acid sequence is MKKFLFLLLAASMAAPVHAQTTSLPKDPPKLNLGATLPANLFVELSKAINPAVVNISTSAIPKNMPRGRDPMLDMLEQLYGMKMQQPPQQQQQRPQMMGLGTGFIIREDGLIVTNNHVIAGADQIKVQLSEDSKDLYEATVVGRDERTDIALIKIKPKSKLTVAVLGSSKELEVGEWVAAFGNPFGHGHSMSKGIVSSKGRGIAEINKIPLIQTDASINPGNSGGPLVNTKGMVVGVNSAIDARAQGIGFAIPIDEVKALIPQLEAKGRIARGYIGALLGDLDPEAAEYLGMGEQTGAVITQLDPRGPGARAGLRVYDIVTSVNEKPVDSSLSLVDAVSDAPIGKTASFKIIRERKPMTVAVLVAERPEDGAPQKVETKKYDGHKAPLNLGFTIVDPTAQIRSEWGLAEGMKQPIVIETARNSAASKAGLSVGDVILDVNKQAVANSKEALKLLKKGTNTLRVARNNRIMIINIDTP